The Undibacterium cyanobacteriorum genomic sequence CAAAATTGCCGAGGACACTTACTAGCAAGAGATGAAACCGAAGGAAAAAAAACAGAACGACTAGAGGGACACAGCCATGCGGAATTGGGACCAACAATATTACGACCTGATACAAGCGTTGAGCGGAATATACAGTACTACTTCGAAAACACCTAGGATTATTATTATTTATTTTTTTAATGTTGAAATGAAAACACCTGATGTGTGTCGCTATTAGCCATGCTTATTTACAAGACATTCGATAGCCTATGAAGAACCCGACATGCCCTCATTCGCATCGACATCGGAATCGTATATCGCCTCTTGCAAAGCATGTGAGATCAAGTCTATGTGTGTCGCGCCGCCGTCATATCGATGTATCGGCTCAAGATAAATTTGCTACGTTTTTTCCAGCGCATTCACTATTCTCTACTGCCCTGAATATCGATAGAATAGATAAGGCAATTCATTCGTTTTCTACTTCACCAGTGGTACGACTAAAGGGACATATGTGTTGAACGCTGATAAGGACATTCGAAATTCACAGACCACTACGTCTGATCAACCCAAGCCCATAGAAATTCAAAACTGGGCTCTCTCCGCTTTTGCTGGTGCCGTCATGGCGATCTCGAAAGCAGAAACGCTACCGCAACTTTTGCGCGGGATTTGTGAGGCAATTACTACCAACACGCCATTCATGCTGGCGTGGATAGGATTTGCCAATCAAGGCGAGACTAAATCAGTATCCGTACTTGGCAGTGCCGGCGCAGCCGAACTCTATCTCGAAGATGCCCATATCAATTGGGATGAAAATTCTCCTTTTGGCCAAGGTCCCACCGGGAAATGCATGCGCGAGCATGCGCATTCAAATCCTATCCGATTCGATGATCGACGACCACTTTCAGCCCTGGCTGGAAAAAGCTTCACGCTTCGGCCTGCGCTCTAGTTTGTCGTTGCCTCTCAAGCATCCGGATGGTCGTGCGGCGTTGATGATTTATTCGAGTGAAGCCAATGCCTTTTCCGAGCACGTCCTACCTGTCTTCACCTCACTCGCAGTCGAAGTCTCGAATGGCATCGAAAACTGAATCTGTTAGCGCGACTCGAAAAAGAAAGAATCGAGCATGCCGCCTCACAGAAGCAATTGGACGAGGCGCTCTATCAAACCATACGCGCCCTTTCTCTGACTTTAGAAAGTCGCGATCCCTACACAGCAGGCCATGAAGAGCGCGTGGCTAAACTCGCCTGTTCCATCGCTCAAGAACTTGGATGGGATGCATTTCGGATTCAAGGATTGCGCCTTGCTGCGCTCGTGCACGACATTGGCAAGATCGCGGTTCCCAGTGAAATCCTGACGAAGCCATCGCGCTTAAGTCCCGCCGAAATGGCGCTGGTGCGCGAACATCCAGAAACGGGATTCCGAATTCTGAAAGACATTCCCTTCCCCTGGCCGATCGCGCGGATTGTGCGCGAGCATCACGAGAAGTTAGATGGCTCCGGCTATCCTCAAGGCCTTCATGGCGATGAGATACTCTAAGAGTCTCGCATCTTGGCGATTGCCGACATTATCGAATCCATGGCGTCATTCCGACCTTATCGTCCAGCTTTGGGCATCGAGGCGGCATTAAGCGAGATACGGCAAAACGCAGGCACTCAGTTAGATTTGCACATCGTCAGTATTTGCGAGGCTTTGTATGGGAAAACGCCTGAAGTGTTTGAACCGCACTAAAAATTCTTGCGGGGTGAGATCGCAAACCGAGCTAGACTCGCCACACGATGATACAAAATCTGCACTCTTACACAATCACTCGCGCAAAAAAAAACCGAGCACAGCTCGGTTCTAACAGGGGGTCCTATGACGGGTGATGCGGCGGCGACTAATTGGGAAATCGCGCTTACTCACCTACGTCAACGACAGGTCTCTCTGGCCTTACGGACGATCGGACCTTTGCGGTTTTTTATCTTGGTGTATCGATATTCACTTACACAATCTGCTTCACACAGTCTGCTACTACGATCTCATTGAGTTTCCCACGCTGATCCTTGGGTTTGGTGGTCAATCAAACTCGCGGTTAATATATCAGCAACTCATTTCACCAGCCTGGTCAGCTTTTAAACCTATGCAAGCTTCCACACGCTGATGTTCGAGAATATAAAGAAAGCCCCGATCGTCCTCAATCCACCGAAAGTATGATCAGACATTTGTGCTATCTCAATACCACTTCTGTACACTCCTATACGCATGCTTTTTACCCAGCCGAAATCGAGCAATACCACTAGTGCATAAAACAACAATTGCCGTGTGCCTTCCACAGACGCGCTACAATTTTTTGATAGGGATAAAACCAGTCAGCGTTTACACTCTGGGGTCGCGCGGAATCAGAAAAAAAGCAAAGCGGCCGCTTCCATCAGTGTTAAAACAATAAGCACAACCAGAATAAACACTCTCAACATGTATCAGTTGCCATCGTCCACAATAAAAGTCGTTCTTGCGCGTTTGACTCAACGCGTGACTCGACCTCGCTTTGTGGTTTCGCACAATGTAGTGCTGCGCCTGTTTCTGCAAGGCTTACGCGTGCTACCTTCGATGAGTTCTTTGCTGGTTAGTGCTTGGTTGCTGAGTGCTTTATTGGTGAGTGCAAACAGCGTCGCATCCGTTCAAGCGCATGACTTTCCTTTCATCGAACCGCGCTTTGAATTGATGCGCGATGCCGACACCATCGATGACCAAATCATCACCGCCCTCGCCCAAGACAAGCGTGGCTTTTTATGGATCGGCACACAAGATGGTTTGGTTCGTTTTGATGGCTATCGCTACCGCAAATTCACGCACGATTCAAAACGCGGCAGCTCGTTGTTAGCCAACTATGTGTACTCTCTGCACGCTGCCAGCGATGGTCGTATTTGGGTGGGTACACGTAGCGATGGCGTGACGATTTTCAATCCGCAAACGGAAGAATTCGAACACCCCAAAGATCTCAGCAGTGGCATGGTGCGCGCTATGGCGGAAGATAGTCTTGGCGGCATGTGGATAGGTACGGAGCAAGGTTTGTACTATCGCGCTAAAGACAGCCAAGAAATTACGCTTGGCAACGCGAATACGATGGCGATGGGTCTGCGTGCCAATAGCGTCAGCAGCTTACTGATTGATAAAAATGGACGGCTGTGGGTCGGCAATGGACGCGGCTTGCAAACATTGAGCAAAGACGGCAAACGTTTCGAGACGGTGATTGCAGATAAAGACATCACTGCTTTACATCAAAGCGCTGATGGAAAAATTTGGGTCGGCAGCGGAAGCTTCGGTGCTGCATGGTTACTGCCCAATGATGCGCGCACTGGAAATACAAACCCCACGCCTGTAGTGCATTGGGTCGCCAGCCATGAACTGAGTTCGATGTGGATTGCGGGCATCGCCGAAGGTCGCTCTGGCGAGATCTGGTTAGCGACTTACGGCGGTGGTTTAAATATCATTTCTGCTAATGATGGACGCGTCCTACAAACCATACGTATCGACAATAGCGCCCCCGGTGGTTTGCTGTATGACGACTTAAAGCCTCTTCTACGCGATCGCACTGGTTGGTTATGGATAGGCACTTGGGGCGTGGGTCTCCAAAGAGTGAATACCAATAACACCGCCATTCGCACGCTCAAACACAGTGCCCATCGCAATACCGGATTAAGCTATCCCGACGTCTCCAGCATTCTCGAATTGCAAGATGGACGTCTGTTGGTCGGAACAAGTGGCAACGGTATCGATATCATTGATCGCCAGCGTGGCTTGATTGGTGGCTATCGCGCTGGCCGCAATGATCGCAATGGCAAAGAGAAACAAGACAGCCGCAACAACCTCGCCGAAGAAAGTAGCCTCTTACCCGATCGCGTCATTCCAGCGCTTGCACAAACCGCCGATGGTGGCCTATGGGTCGGAACCCAAGAAGCGGGATTGGTGCGCATGCGCCCCGGCTCCAAAGTGTGGGAGCGGATCGGTGGTCTACCCGATCCACAAGTACGACGATTGCTAGCGGCGAGCGACGGCAGCGTGTGGATTGGTACCGATCATGGTGTAGCACGTTGGCAAAGCGGTAGCAACGTCGAGTTAATCACCGACGAATACGGCAAGGCTCTGACCGTAACAGTATTTGCTATTGCAGAAGATCGACAAAAGCGCGTATGGCTCGGTAGCGATCAAGGGCTATGGGTACTGGAGCTTGGTCACCGAGGCATGCGTCGCGTACAAAGTGACGCGACTCAGCCATTCGGATTGGTGTCTGACTATATCCAAGGCTTGTTGCTCGACCGACTGGGGCAACTATGGGTCAACACAGACAAAGGTTTGCACCGACTTCAAAACTGGGATGGACGTCTGGCGCAATTTGATTACATCAGCGGGCTCTTAAACCTGCCAGACAAAAACCTCGGCAGCAATTTACTGGAAGACCAACATGGCCGCATTTGGACTGAAGACGCGGTGATTGATTTGGAACGCATGCGTGTCCAATTCTTAGGTAGTGCTGACGGCGTCGATGCCCACACAAGTTGGAATGGTTCCTTCGCAAAGACGCGCGATGGAGTTCTACTGTTTGGCGGCACCAAAGGTATCGCTATTATTCAGCCACAACGCTTTGCGTTCGATAACCCACAGTCCGTGACATTGACGACTTCGAATACCACCATTCCTATCGCTGTCGCGGAGTTAAAAATAAACGGTCAGATTGTAGCACCAGGCGTGTTAGCGCATCTAAGTATGAGTGAATATCCGGGCCAAGCCAACCAAGATCGCCCCAGCTTAATCTTGACACCAAAACAGCGCGACTTCTCGATTGAATTTACAGCACTCGACTTTAGTGATCCGAAAAAAACACGCTATCAATATCGCCTTGACGGTTACGATAAAGAATGGATAGAAACCGATGCCGACCATCGCAGCGCCTCTTATACGAGCTTGTGGCCGAGCTTATACCATCTTGAAGTACGAGCCAGCAGTCGTCATGGCGAATGGCAAGAGCAAAGCCTACACATCCCGATTCGGGTCTTACCAGCGTGGTGGCAAACGTGGTGGTTTGTGGGACTGCTACTCTTCATTCTCGCAGGCTTCGCGGTGCAACTTTTGCGTTGGCGCGAACAACGCTTACAAGAACAAGCCAAACGTTTGCAAACTTTGATCGACGCCAGCACCGCCGATATTTTAAACATTAGTCACATCGGTCGCGAGCTCACTGCTACACTCGATACCGAGCAAGCTTTCGATCGCGTCCATCGGCACATCACCGCCAAACTGCAAACAGACGTGTTCTACATCGCCATTATTGACGACGATAATGCCTGTTTGAATTTGGTCCACAAATACGAGAGCAATCGACGCCAGCGTGATCTCAAAGTTCAGCTGAGTGAACTCCATCATCCCGCCGTATGGTGTGTACAGATTCAAGAAGACGTGATCACAAGCGCGCGGCACGAGCTAGCCAATTACTTGGGTGATATGGCGAAAACAGTCAACGACAGTGCTGGCGTGCCGACCCAAACCATGGTGTTCCTACCGCTGTTTGCCGGTGACAAAGTGATCGGTTGCTTAAGTGTACAAAGCAAGCAAGTCAATGCTTACAGCAAAGAGCAGCTCGATCTCTTACGCATCTTGGCCAGCTATGCGGCGATCGCTTTATCGAACTCAATTGCGCACAACAAACTGGCCAAATCGAATGAAGAACTAGCCGACGCTTTGCACGACCTGAAGACGGCGCAAGCCAAGTTAATTCAAGTAGAACGCCAACAGATCTCGCTCGACTTACACGACAATCTTTCGCAAACGATGACCGGCATTCTGCTGCAACTCGACACCGCCCGTGCTGTGTTATCGCAGAACGAGCCTAAGCCCTTGGTGATCAGTGCGCAAACGCCACCGATGGGCAGCATCGGCGGGGTGCCTGTGCCATCACCATCTTCATCACCATCTTCATCACCATCTTCATCGCCACCATCATCACCATCAAGCACTGCAGCAAATGATATGCCCGCTCAGGCCGACGATACCTTCCCACTCTCGTCCGATGGTAAAGAAAGCAAAGACGTGAGCCAGAGCAGCTTGGCCTACCTTGACCGAGCCATTGAGTTGGCACGCGACGGTATTGCTCAAACGCGCTACATGCTGAAGCAATTGCGTTCCAAGCAAACCACTACAGCACCCGTTGATATTCTCACCACCTTACGGCGCGATTTGAGCCGTTTAACGACAGGCACCCCAATTCGCATCAAGATAGAGCAAAGTGGACATCCCATTCCTTTGCGACCCAAGGTAGAATCTGCTGTATTGAACGTGGCACAGCAAGGCGTCACGAATGCCCTACGCCATAGTGGCGCCAAGACCATCCGCGTCATGATCGCGTTCCAGAATGATCATGTGGTGTTAACCATCCGCGATGATGGTTGTGGTTTTGATGTGCATTCGCCGAGTTTTAACCCAGGCATCGGTTTATTTGGTATGCGCCAACGCGTGACTTCTTTGGCGGGAAAATTCCATCTCGCTACCAGCCCCGGCAAGGGCACCAAAGTCACCGCCAGCATTCCATTCTTAGAGGAAGAGTAATGAGTGTAGAAGTCAGTAGTAGCAGTGTAAAAGTGATCACAGTTTTCCTTGTCGACGATCATCCTGTCGTGCGCGAAGGCTTGCAAGCGCTGTTCAGCCAACACCCTGAATTCAAAGTGATCGGAGAAGCCGCCGATGGCTTGAGTGCAGTCACCAAATTCCAAGAACTACAACCCCACGTCGCCATCATCGACTTACGCTTACCAGGTCAAAGTGGCATCGAAGCAATTCGTGCGATCCGAGCACAAAATCCGAAAGCCGGCCTCATCGCCATCACCTCCTTCGACGGCGACGCCGATGCGCGCAATGCTTTATCAGCAGGCGCCAATGGCTTCTTATTTAAAGGTTCACCGGGAGCAGAAATTCTTGACGCCGTGCGCGCCATTCACGGGGGTGGCAGCTGGATTACCGAAGAAACCGCCGCCCTCCTCAACGCTACCGACGGCAGCGATCTCAGTCCACGCGAACAAGAAGTGCTCACCAAATTAGCCGAAGGCTTACGCAACCAGGAAATCGCCGACCAACTTGGCCTATCGCTCAGTACTGTCAAAACCCACGTCAACGCCATTCTCGACAAACTCGATGCAGTCGACCGCACGGAAGCAGTGGTCACCGCACTCAAGCGCGGCATTATTCATTTGCCACAGCGGAAGTGGTGAAGGCGCAGAACGAACACTCAACGGAATTCAGGGGAATTCAGCGGAACTCAGCGAGGCTCTGAGGTTTGCGAATCGGACTTGGCTTGTTCAATTGCACGACGCACATATGTCAGTAAAACATCGTCGTGAATAGCTGTATCTTCCAAAGGCAAGGTGTACTTACCATCGCCATTCACCTGCGCCACTTGCTTCTTAGATGACTTCTCAAAACTGACCGACTCAACGCCAATAGGGGCAAAAAAATACACGGCAACCGCCCTTGCCTCGCAAGGATTACCCGACGACATCAGCTTCACATAGGTGCTGAAGACCACCGAGACATCTTGCTTTTCAATTGCCCAACGCACCTGACATTCCAAACGCATATCCCCCATGCGCTTCGTATCTTCCGCTAAGTTCGCGCTTTTCACATAGGGCTTAATGTAGAACTGACCCTTAGGGCGATTCATAATCAAATCGTATTCATCATCATGCTTGAGTTCGAGTAGCGGTAATTGAAACTTACCAGAGGCGTCGATAGGAATCGGAATCGACTTCTCATCACTCGCCAAGCGCATCGTGACGCCCTCCGTCTTCACATTCCTATTTTTCGGTATCAAAATAAAATACAACTCGGAGTTTGGCGCCAACGCATGTTTTTCCTGATACGCCAGTAGCCCTTTCAACATTTGCGCATAGGAACGTAGCTCCGGGCCTTTGAACGAGCTAATCTCCACCCTGGATTCGCTATCGGTGCCGGTATTCCCTTGGGCTTGCGCGAGTGGGTGAAGTAGTGCGGCGCAGATACTCAATAGACCAAGCATTCCACGTGAATTTTTGTAAATCAAAGATGCTGAAGTTAGCCGAAAATGTAGGTTCATAGTGTCGCCATAGTTAAACAATACGCTTTATTAAAAATTAACAATGCATATTGTATGCGTGAACCATGCATCACAGAACAAAATGATTGGAGATGGCTGTGGCGATCGCTGCGCAAACCAAGAACGAGGGTCGTGGTTTCGGCTTTGAATGCTCCGTTGAATGTACCATTCAAACCCATCCCCACCCTGGCCCTCCCCTTGAAAGGGAGGGGACTTGTTCGTTGTTCATCGAACTTCAGCGACTTGAATTCTTTCATCGCAGACCGAAAGACGCTGAATTCCGAGCGACGCGGGAATGACAGGGCTGACAAGCCCAACAATTTACGTTTCGCCCCTCACAACGTTGGGCTTCGCTTTGCTCAGCCCAACCTACGAGCTGTTGCTCGGAAAAATTTGCCTGACATTTCAGTTCGCATGATTCGACTCCTTCCCCTTCGAGGGGAAGGCTGGGATGGGGATGGGCTGATTCATGTTTTCATCAGCTTTCAACCCCTCCCTAGCCCTCCACTTGAAAGGGAGGGGATTACCGAGACGAAATCGGTGCTGTCGTAACGACAGAAACGTCCCCTCTCCCGCGCGCGGGAGAGGGTTAGGGTGAGGGTATCTGAGCCAATGCAAACCTGCCTTAACCATGCACCTGAAAAATGGATTCCCACCTTCGCGGAAAGACGCAAAAGTGAACCCTTCCCTAGTCCCCATATTCCTGAGAAAGCTCACGCGTATCCAGCCCACTCAAATTATCCCTTCTCAACACGCCTTCAACACGCCCTCAACAAGGCGTCTATAATGCCAGCCATGCCAGCTAAATTCGCGTGGCTAAGCCTTGTCTCGACCGCCACCCCAATTTCACTTTCACTTGAGTAGGCAACATGGAAGTTTTTATTCTGATCGGTTTGATTGTCCTCAATGGCATCTTTGCGATGTCTGAAATTGCCTTAGTCACCGCACGCAAAGCGCGACTCATGAAACTGGCATCCGATGGCGACAAAGCCGCTGCGATGGCCTTAAAGCTCGGCGAAGATCCTACGAAATTTCTGTCCACCATACAGATCGGCATTACCTCAATCAGTATTCTGAACGGTATCGTCGGTGAAGCCATCTTCGCCGCACCTTTTTCCCAATGGTTACAGACCTTCCAAATTGAGGAGCGTACCGCGAACATTGGTGCTACTGCGGTGGTGGTCATCATCGTGACCTATGTCTCCATCGTGATTGGCGAGTTGGTGCCGAAACGCTTAGGACAAATCAGCCCTGAAGCTATCGCCCGCTTAGTCGCTTTGCCCATGCAGCTATTGGCCACCGTCACCCGTCCCTTTGTAGTGCTACTCACGGTATCAACCCATACTTTATTGCGTGTGATGGGTGTCAGCCAAGACAAACCGAATAGCGTCACCGAAGAAGAAATCCACGCCATGCTGGAAGAAGGATCGGAAGCGGGAGTTATCGAACAGCATCAGCATGCCATGGTGCGCAATGTGTTTAGACTCGATGATCGTCAACTAGGATCGCTGATGATTCCTCGTTCCGACCTAGTCTGCATCGATATCAAACTTCCCTTAGAAGAAAACCTGCGACGTTTAATCGAATCGGAACACTCTCGTTTTCCGGTATGCGATGGTGGCTTACATAACCTACTCGGCGTAATTCACGCCAAGCAGGCCCTAACCAGCGTCGCACTAGGCCAGGCGCCAGATTTTCGGGCCAACTTACATCCTTGCATCTACGTGCCAGAAACTCTCACGGGCATGGAACTCTTAGAACAATTCCGCGCCAATCAAATGCAAATGGCTTTCGTCATCGACGAATATGGTGAAGTCGAGGGCATCATC encodes the following:
- a CDS encoding GAF domain-containing protein, whose product is MIDDHFQPWLEKASRFGLRSSLSLPLKHPDGRAALMIYSSEANAFSEHVLPVFTSLAVEVSNGIEN
- a CDS encoding HD-GYP domain-containing protein, with the protein product MDEALYQTIRALSLTLESRDPYTAGHEERVAKLACSIAQELGWDAFRIQGLRLAALVHDIGKIAVPSEILTKPSRLSPAEMALVREHPETGFRILKDIPFPWPIARIVREHHEKLDGSGYPQGLHGDEIL
- a CDS encoding response regulator transcription factor; this encodes MSVEVSSSSVKVITVFLVDDHPVVREGLQALFSQHPEFKVIGEAADGLSAVTKFQELQPHVAIIDLRLPGQSGIEAIRAIRAQNPKAGLIAITSFDGDADARNALSAGANGFLFKGSPGAEILDAVRAIHGGGSWITEETAALLNATDGSDLSPREQEVLTKLAEGLRNQEIADQLGLSLSTVKTHVNAILDKLDAVDRTEAVVTALKRGIIHLPQRKW
- a CDS encoding two-component regulator propeller domain-containing protein, coding for MTRPRFVVSHNVVLRLFLQGLRVLPSMSSLLVSAWLLSALLVSANSVASVQAHDFPFIEPRFELMRDADTIDDQIITALAQDKRGFLWIGTQDGLVRFDGYRYRKFTHDSKRGSSLLANYVYSLHAASDGRIWVGTRSDGVTIFNPQTEEFEHPKDLSSGMVRAMAEDSLGGMWIGTEQGLYYRAKDSQEITLGNANTMAMGLRANSVSSLLIDKNGRLWVGNGRGLQTLSKDGKRFETVIADKDITALHQSADGKIWVGSGSFGAAWLLPNDARTGNTNPTPVVHWVASHELSSMWIAGIAEGRSGEIWLATYGGGLNIISANDGRVLQTIRIDNSAPGGLLYDDLKPLLRDRTGWLWIGTWGVGLQRVNTNNTAIRTLKHSAHRNTGLSYPDVSSILELQDGRLLVGTSGNGIDIIDRQRGLIGGYRAGRNDRNGKEKQDSRNNLAEESSLLPDRVIPALAQTADGGLWVGTQEAGLVRMRPGSKVWERIGGLPDPQVRRLLAASDGSVWIGTDHGVARWQSGSNVELITDEYGKALTVTVFAIAEDRQKRVWLGSDQGLWVLELGHRGMRRVQSDATQPFGLVSDYIQGLLLDRLGQLWVNTDKGLHRLQNWDGRLAQFDYISGLLNLPDKNLGSNLLEDQHGRIWTEDAVIDLERMRVQFLGSADGVDAHTSWNGSFAKTRDGVLLFGGTKGIAIIQPQRFAFDNPQSVTLTTSNTTIPIAVAELKINGQIVAPGVLAHLSMSEYPGQANQDRPSLILTPKQRDFSIEFTALDFSDPKKTRYQYRLDGYDKEWIETDADHRSASYTSLWPSLYHLEVRASSRHGEWQEQSLHIPIRVLPAWWQTWWFVGLLLFILAGFAVQLLRWREQRLQEQAKRLQTLIDASTADILNISHIGRELTATLDTEQAFDRVHRHITAKLQTDVFYIAIIDDDNACLNLVHKYESNRRQRDLKVQLSELHHPAVWCVQIQEDVITSARHELANYLGDMAKTVNDSAGVPTQTMVFLPLFAGDKVIGCLSVQSKQVNAYSKEQLDLLRILASYAAIALSNSIAHNKLAKSNEELADALHDLKTAQAKLIQVERQQISLDLHDNLSQTMTGILLQLDTARAVLSQNEPKPLVISAQTPPMGSIGGVPVPSPSSSPSSSPSSSPPSSPSSTAANDMPAQADDTFPLSSDGKESKDVSQSSLAYLDRAIELARDGIAQTRYMLKQLRSKQTTTAPVDILTTLRRDLSRLTTGTPIRIKIEQSGHPIPLRPKVESAVLNVAQQGVTNALRHSGAKTIRVMIAFQNDHVVLTIRDDGCGFDVHSPSFNPGIGLFGMRQRVTSLAGKFHLATSPGKGTKVTASIPFLEEE
- a CDS encoding hemolysin family protein, which codes for MEVFILIGLIVLNGIFAMSEIALVTARKARLMKLASDGDKAAAMALKLGEDPTKFLSTIQIGITSISILNGIVGEAIFAAPFSQWLQTFQIEERTANIGATAVVVIIVTYVSIVIGELVPKRLGQISPEAIARLVALPMQLLATVTRPFVVLLTVSTHTLLRVMGVSQDKPNSVTEEEIHAMLEEGSEAGVIEQHQHAMVRNVFRLDDRQLGSLMIPRSDLVCIDIKLPLEENLRRLIESEHSRFPVCDGGLHNLLGVIHAKQALTSVALGQAPDFRANLHPCIYVPETLTGMELLEQFRANQMQMAFVIDEYGEVEGIITLQDILEAVTGEFSPRNAEDAWAVQRHDGSWLLDGAIPIPEMKDRLELKQVPEEDRGRYHTLSGMMMLLLGKVPVTGEHANWEGWRFEVVDMDAKRIDKVLATPIVDDEEDEAQQAQ